From Firmicutes bacterium HGW-Firmicutes-1, the proteins below share one genomic window:
- the fliP gene encoding flagellar biosynthetic protein FliP gives MVKFKKARTSVILIVFLIIINMCMFIGTNQVHATTTEDVPIPISFDFNVSSTAEGKDVVSSLQILFFLTIISLAPSLLIMMTSFTRIVVVLHFVRSAIGTQQTPPNQVLIGLALFITLFIMSPVISQVNETALKPYSAGTISQQEAIDAGLAPIRTFMFDQVNDKDLKLFLDISKVDNITDQNDIPTTTLIPAFIISELRAAFIMGFLIYIPFIVIDMVVASTLMSMGMMMLPPVMISMPFKILLFILADGWSLVVRELVKTFYH, from the coding sequence ATGGTAAAGTTCAAGAAAGCTCGAACATCCGTGATTCTGATTGTGTTTTTGATTATAATTAATATGTGTATGTTTATTGGAACCAATCAAGTTCATGCAACGACAACAGAAGACGTGCCAATACCCATTTCATTTGATTTTAACGTAAGTTCTACAGCAGAGGGTAAAGATGTTGTTAGTAGTCTACAAATTCTTTTTTTCCTTACTATAATTTCATTAGCTCCATCATTATTGATCATGATGACATCTTTTACTCGAATTGTTGTTGTGTTGCATTTTGTTAGATCTGCTATAGGAACGCAGCAGACTCCACCTAATCAAGTATTGATTGGGTTAGCATTATTTATCACCTTATTTATTATGTCTCCTGTTATATCTCAAGTAAATGAAACTGCTCTAAAGCCTTATAGCGCTGGAACAATATCTCAACAAGAGGCGATTGATGCTGGACTTGCACCTATAAGAACGTTTATGTTTGATCAGGTTAATGATAAGGATTTAAAGCTTTTTCTTGATATTTCAAAAGTAGATAATATAACGGATCAAAATGACATTCCTACAACAACCTTAATCCCTGCATTTATTATTAGTGAGCTTCGAGCTGCTTTTATTATGGGATTTTTAATTTATATCCCGTTCATAGTCATAGATATGGTGGTAGCCTCTACACTGATGTCAATGGGTATGATGATGTTACCTCCGGTAATGATTTCTATGCCTTTTAAAATATTGTTATTTATTCTTGCAGATGGATGGAGTCTTGTCGTGCGAGAGCTTGTTAAGACCTTTTACCATTAG
- the fliQ gene encoding flagellar biosynthetic protein FliQ produces MNEDLIIDVAREAIMQTILVSAPMLMIALIVGLLISIFQTVTSIQEQTLAFVPKILAVFISILVFGPWMLNQMVELMNSLYTSFSIFIFS; encoded by the coding sequence TTGAATGAAGATTTAATTATTGATGTGGCTAGGGAAGCGATCATGCAAACAATATTGGTTTCAGCACCAATGCTAATGATAGCATTGATTGTGGGCTTGTTAATTAGTATTTTTCAAACTGTGACCTCTATTCAAGAACAGACTCTTGCATTTGTTCCCAAAATTCTTGCAGTTTTTATAAGTATATTAGTTTTTGGACCTTGGATGTTAAATCAAATGGTAGAACTCATGAATAGTTTATATACGAGCTTTAGCATTTTTATTTTTAGTTAA
- a CDS encoding flagellar type III secretion system protein FliR, with protein MDLLLSNPYKYLDVFLLVFVRTASMFISVPIFSNKNIPTIAKIGLAFFITTIVINVIDVTTPIASTDPIGFGIVLIKEFFVGWLIGMGAYMVFTILTLAGQFIDYQVGFSMVNVFDPLSQIQLTITGTFYYYMVLLMILLTNTYHFFIKAMIKSFELIPIGQMVLSSSLYDSFVGFMNELLLISMQIAAPFFFVMLLTDVVLGILARTAPQMNLFVIGFPIKIFLGLGVMLITLNIFPAVRDIITDKLVIFIDNLIKGMMPL; from the coding sequence ATGGATCTTTTATTATCAAACCCGTATAAATATTTAGATGTTTTTTTGTTGGTTTTTGTGAGAACCGCTAGCATGTTTATATCAGTACCAATTTTTAGCAATAAAAATATTCCTACTATTGCAAAAATTGGACTTGCGTTTTTTATAACTACAATTGTGATTAATGTAATAGATGTGACCACTCCGATTGCTAGTACAGACCCAATCGGTTTTGGCATTGTTCTAATCAAAGAATTCTTTGTAGGCTGGTTGATTGGAATGGGTGCCTATATGGTATTTACGATTCTAACCTTAGCTGGACAGTTTATTGATTATCAAGTTGGATTTTCTATGGTAAACGTATTCGACCCATTGAGTCAAATACAACTTACTATTACAGGTACATTTTATTATTACATGGTTCTATTAATGATTTTGTTAACCAATACCTATCATTTTTTTATTAAAGCCATGATAAAAAGTTTTGAACTAATCCCAATAGGGCAAATGGTTTTATCTTCGAGTTTATACGATAGCTTCGTTGGCTTTATGAATGAATTGCTCTTAATATCAATGCAAATTGCTGCACCTTTCTTTTTTGTTATGCTATTAACAGATGTCGTATTAGGAATTTTAGCCAGAACAGCACCACAAATGAATTTGTTTGTAATCGGATTTCCCATAAAGATTTTTTTAGGTCTAGGTGTTATGCTGATTACACTTAATATTTTCCCAGCTGTAAGAGATATCATTACAGACAAGTTGGTTATTTTTATAGACAATCTAATAAAGGGTATGATGCCGTTGTGA
- the flhB gene encoding flagellar biosynthesis protein FlhB, whose translation MIYLQDSYKPLLKYNLQFFAEAGSGGEKTEKATPKKREKAREEGQVAKTSEIATALMFISMFSALKILGPNLILDLIQFTKEIFGLFTIKEITIQYASGLMNHAIKTLIGMIAPFFIVAVLVGFVSNFMQVGWHPTTKPLMPKLSNLSPIQGFKRLFSMRSIVELLKALIKVGIILILVYTTLKNYENTILAIYDIPVLEAYALIANLCLDIGIKVGAFFIIVALADYIYQRVHLSNKLKMTKQEVKDEYKQSEGNPEIKSKIRQKMREASMRRMMQDLPKADVIITNPTHFAVAVKYDSDNQGAPTVIAKGADMIAAKIREVAKDNNIQIVENKALARTLFYTVEIGEEIPPDLYQAVAEILAFVYNLTRNSKQA comes from the coding sequence GTGATTTACCTACAAGATAGCTACAAACCACTATTAAAGTATAATTTGCAGTTCTTTGCAGAGGCAGGCTCTGGTGGAGAAAAAACAGAGAAGGCTACTCCTAAAAAAAGAGAAAAAGCAAGAGAAGAAGGGCAAGTTGCAAAAACGAGTGAAATAGCTACTGCATTAATGTTTATTAGTATGTTCAGTGCCCTTAAAATTTTAGGACCAAACTTAATACTTGATCTTATACAATTTACAAAAGAAATTTTTGGATTGTTTACTATAAAAGAAATAACGATTCAATATGCTTCAGGCTTAATGAATCATGCAATAAAAACTTTAATCGGCATGATAGCACCGTTTTTTATAGTTGCTGTCCTCGTTGGCTTTGTTAGTAACTTTATGCAGGTAGGGTGGCATCCTACGACAAAGCCTCTCATGCCAAAACTAAGCAATTTAAGCCCGATACAAGGCTTTAAAAGACTTTTTTCAATGAGATCCATAGTTGAATTATTAAAAGCTCTAATCAAAGTTGGCATAATTCTTATTCTTGTATATACTACGCTTAAGAATTATGAAAATACAATTTTAGCAATTTATGATATACCAGTACTTGAGGCGTATGCCCTTATTGCTAATTTATGTTTAGACATTGGTATTAAGGTAGGTGCATTTTTTATTATTGTTGCACTTGCAGATTACATATATCAAAGAGTACATCTAAGTAATAAATTAAAGATGACGAAGCAAGAAGTAAAAGATGAATACAAACAATCAGAAGGTAATCCTGAAATTAAATCAAAAATAAGACAAAAGATGAGAGAAGCATCAATGAGACGTATGATGCAAGACTTACCTAAAGCAGATGTAATCATAACAAATCCAACCCATTTTGCTGTAGCAGTTAAGTATGATTCTGATAATCAAGGTGCTCCAACTGTAATCGCTAAAGGTGCAGATATGATTGCAGCAAAAATTAGAGAGGTTGCAAAAGATAATAATATTCAAATAGTCGAAAACAAGGCTTTGGCAAGAACGTTGTTCTACACTGTAGAAATTGGGGAAGAAATTCCACCAGATCTTTACCAAGCAGTTGCAGAAATTCTTGCTTTTGTATATAATCTAACAAGAAACAGTAAACAAGCGTAA
- the flhA gene encoding flagellar biosynthesis protein FlhA, whose protein sequence is MKPGDIVLGSFVILAIIIMILPLPTLLIDILITLNLSISLIILFNALFAREALEMSSFPTILLFSTIFRLSLNVSSTRSILTTGSAGNVVETFGTFVGGDSIVVGIVMFIILIIINFMVITKGSERVAEVSARFTLDAMPGKQMAIDADLNAGLIDEKDARSRRQKIQDEASFYGSMDGASKFVKGDAVAGLIITFINIIGGLTIGVIVNGNPIQEALTDYTIQTIGDGLVSQIPALLIALSTGILVTKVTKDADVSDILVSQLFALPKVLYLSGAVLILLGVATPLNDFVVSGTGLLVILAARAIDKSLQVQAVAQEISTEDVAAEETRKPENVVSLLQVDPIELEFGYGIIPLADVSQGGDLLDRVVMIRRQIALELGTIVPIIRLRDNIQLNPNQYIIKIKGTKVAEGEILFDHYMAMNPGYVEEEIDGIETIEPAFKLPALWISEAQRERAETLGYTVVDPPSIIATHLTEVIKMSLGELLTRQNVQTLINTVKENNQTLIDELVPKQLSVGEIQKILMNLLNESISIRDLVTIFETMADHASVTRDPDVLTEYVRQTLKRAISAKYFENDESNQVITLDPAIEQAIMESVKHTEQGTYLSLKPEMTQQILSATKKEIMKLTATGRMPIILTSPIVRVYYKRLTQEEFEDLVVLSFNELDSNVELQSVGMVSVS, encoded by the coding sequence ATAAAACCTGGTGATATAGTTCTTGGATCCTTTGTCATACTTGCAATCATAATTATGATATTACCGCTTCCAACACTATTAATTGACATTCTTATAACGCTCAATCTTTCAATATCATTAATTATTCTTTTTAATGCATTATTTGCAAGAGAAGCTTTGGAAATGTCATCTTTCCCTACGATTCTACTCTTTTCAACAATCTTCAGGCTATCATTAAATGTTTCCTCGACAAGATCTATCCTTACTACTGGTAGTGCTGGAAACGTTGTTGAGACATTTGGAACCTTCGTTGGTGGAGATAGTATAGTTGTCGGTATTGTTATGTTTATTATATTGATTATTATTAACTTTATGGTTATTACTAAGGGTTCTGAAAGAGTTGCTGAGGTATCAGCACGTTTTACGTTAGATGCAATGCCGGGTAAACAGATGGCAATTGATGCTGACCTAAATGCAGGACTAATAGATGAAAAAGATGCTAGATCAAGAAGACAAAAAATACAAGATGAAGCAAGTTTTTATGGCTCTATGGATGGTGCTAGTAAGTTCGTTAAGGGTGATGCAGTAGCTGGACTTATTATTACCTTTATTAATATAATTGGTGGTCTTACGATTGGTGTGATTGTAAATGGTAATCCTATTCAAGAAGCCTTAACAGATTACACGATTCAAACGATTGGAGATGGATTAGTAAGTCAAATTCCAGCACTTCTGATTGCACTTTCTACTGGTATATTAGTTACGAAGGTAACTAAGGATGCTGATGTTAGTGATATATTAGTGAGTCAGTTATTCGCACTACCTAAGGTATTATATTTATCTGGAGCCGTTTTAATTCTATTAGGGGTAGCAACACCATTGAATGATTTTGTTGTTTCTGGTACCGGCTTACTTGTTATATTAGCTGCTAGAGCTATTGATAAAAGCTTACAGGTACAAGCTGTTGCACAAGAGATTTCTACAGAAGATGTGGCTGCGGAAGAAACAAGAAAACCAGAAAATGTCGTTTCATTACTTCAAGTTGATCCAATTGAGCTTGAATTTGGGTATGGTATTATTCCATTAGCAGATGTCAGCCAAGGCGGAGATTTATTGGATAGAGTCGTAATGATAAGGCGTCAAATTGCGCTTGAGTTAGGAACTATTGTACCGATTATCAGATTAAGAGATAACATTCAGCTTAATCCAAATCAGTATATTATTAAGATAAAAGGGACTAAGGTAGCTGAAGGTGAAATATTGTTTGATCACTATATGGCAATGAACCCTGGTTATGTAGAAGAAGAAATTGATGGTATTGAGACAATTGAACCGGCCTTTAAACTACCTGCGCTTTGGATTTCCGAGGCTCAAAGAGAGCGGGCTGAAACCTTAGGGTATACAGTTGTAGATCCTCCATCCATAATTGCAACTCATTTAACAGAAGTGATTAAGATGAGCTTAGGCGAATTATTAACTAGACAAAACGTACAAACATTGATTAATACAGTTAAAGAAAATAACCAAACCTTAATTGATGAATTGGTACCAAAGCAGTTAAGTGTTGGTGAGATTCAAAAAATTCTTATGAATTTACTCAATGAATCAATTTCAATTAGAGATCTTGTAACAATTTTTGAAACGATGGCTGATCATGCATCAGTTACAAGAGACCCAGATGTATTAACTGAATATGTAAGACAAACACTAAAACGAGCTATTTCTGCAAAATATTTTGAAAATGATGAATCTAATCAAGTAATTACACTTGATCCAGCTATAGAACAGGCAATCATGGAATCGGTAAAGCATACCGAACAAGGTACATATTTATCATTAAAACCTGAAATGACACAGCAAATATTAAGCGCTACAAAAAAAGAAATCATGAAATTAACCGCTACAGGAAGAATGCCAATTATTTTAACCTCACCTATAGTGAGAGTATATTACAAAAGATTGACCCAAGAAGAATTTGAAGATTTAGTAGTCTTATCTTTTAATGAATTAGATTCAAATGTAGAATTACAATCTGTTGGGATGGTGAGTGTAAGTTGA
- the flhF gene encoding flagellar biosynthesis protein FlhF, producing the protein MKIKKYEGSTEKEAMLKVKDELGKEALIVSVKNIKPKGFYKIFKKPYVEVTAAVDDKGILNNDKFADKRAEGFSQGKNANLELDPSQEDSTFVQLLKTLADSKHIADSNHLTDLKKNEQEQRLIKKSAEEQVDKMNMTHDQPFLKVVYEQLIENDLDEIYVNQLMLGLGELSYDQKATIDDVVSIVYKRIVKLLTDLETIKLTKGKTKTVAFVGPTGVGKTTTIAKIASYFTLNLEKKVALITADTYRIAAVEQLRTYANILNIPIKVVYTATELKDAIESFKGVDLILIDTAGRSHKNQEHQNELSKLLNEIEEKELYLVLSLATKYKDLIKITDAYNDISAYKLIFTKLDETSSYGNILNVKLKTNALLSYVTFGQNVPDDISEVNVHEIAKKILGGCES; encoded by the coding sequence TTGAAGATAAAAAAGTACGAAGGTTCTACTGAAAAAGAAGCAATGCTAAAAGTAAAAGATGAATTAGGTAAAGAAGCCTTAATTGTTAGTGTGAAAAACATTAAGCCTAAAGGGTTTTATAAAATTTTCAAAAAACCTTATGTGGAGGTTACTGCGGCCGTTGATGACAAAGGTATTCTAAATAATGACAAGTTTGCAGATAAAAGAGCAGAAGGCTTTTCACAAGGTAAGAATGCTAACTTAGAACTTGATCCATCTCAAGAGGATAGTACTTTCGTTCAACTTTTAAAGACACTTGCTGATTCGAAACATATCGCTGATTCAAACCATCTAACAGATTTGAAAAAAAATGAACAAGAACAAAGATTAATTAAAAAATCGGCAGAAGAACAGGTTGATAAAATGAATATGACGCATGATCAACCATTTCTCAAGGTAGTATATGAACAGCTCATAGAAAATGATTTAGATGAAATATATGTGAATCAATTGATGCTGGGTTTAGGGGAGCTCTCCTATGATCAAAAGGCAACCATTGATGATGTTGTATCAATCGTATATAAGAGAATTGTGAAGCTTCTTACTGATTTAGAGACCATTAAGCTTACAAAAGGTAAAACGAAAACAGTAGCCTTTGTAGGGCCAACAGGAGTTGGGAAAACAACCACAATTGCAAAAATCGCTTCCTATTTCACACTTAATTTAGAGAAAAAAGTTGCGTTAATTACAGCTGATACGTATAGAATTGCTGCAGTGGAGCAACTTAGAACATATGCAAACATACTAAACATACCAATAAAAGTAGTTTATACAGCTACAGAGCTCAAGGACGCTATTGAGTCTTTTAAAGGTGTTGATTTGATTTTAATAGATACAGCAGGTAGATCTCATAAGAACCAAGAGCATCAAAATGAATTATCAAAACTATTAAATGAAATTGAAGAAAAAGAGCTATATTTAGTTCTTAGTCTGGCTACTAAATATAAGGATTTAATAAAAATTACAGATGCATATAATGACATTAGTGCATACAAACTTATTTTTACGAAATTAGATGAAACATCAAGTTATGGGAATATATTAAATGTTAAGCTTAAAACCAATGCATTGTTGTCCTATGTAACCTTCGGGCAAAATGTTCCCGACGACATAAGTGAAGTTAATGTTCACGAGATCGCTAAGAAGATATTAGGGGGATGTGAATCATAA
- a CDS encoding MinD/ParA family protein, giving the protein MDQASNLRNIIKNNQVNYKKNDVRVITVTSGKGGVGKSNVSVNLAINFRRQGKRVVIFDADFGLANIEIIFGIAPKYSMYDMIFNNMSITDILTSAPFGIEFISGGSGIQELVNLSRTQLNYMISKLYDLDCLADIIIIDTGAGISDSVLDFVTASNEVLLITTPEPTSITDAYSTLKAMKNRGGNSKDKIINLLVNKASGEAEGLEIYKKLNKVTERFLDIKLKNVGYLPYDKTLEKAVIEQKPVAMLFPKSNISKAIEKLADNLLGNEESNDAKPLGISNLFSNILKMKKVK; this is encoded by the coding sequence ATGGATCAAGCAAGTAACTTAAGAAATATTATTAAAAACAATCAAGTAAATTATAAAAAAAATGATGTAAGAGTCATTACAGTAACAAGTGGTAAGGGGGGCGTTGGTAAATCCAATGTTTCTGTTAATCTTGCAATTAATTTTAGAAGACAAGGTAAGAGAGTTGTTATATTTGATGCTGATTTTGGTCTAGCCAATATAGAAATAATATTTGGAATCGCGCCTAAATATTCAATGTACGATATGATTTTTAATAATATGAGCATAACAGACATATTAACTTCTGCACCCTTTGGTATCGAATTTATTTCGGGGGGCTCTGGAATTCAAGAGCTTGTGAACTTAAGCAGAACTCAATTAAACTATATGATTAGCAAATTATATGATTTAGATTGCCTTGCAGACATTATTATTATTGATACTGGGGCAGGCATATCTGATAGTGTACTTGATTTTGTTACTGCTTCAAATGAAGTACTACTGATTACAACACCGGAACCAACCTCCATTACAGATGCTTATTCAACTTTAAAAGCGATGAAAAACAGAGGTGGAAATTCGAAGGATAAAATAATCAATCTTCTTGTCAATAAAGCTTCAGGAGAAGCTGAAGGACTTGAAATATATAAAAAGCTTAACAAGGTTACTGAGCGATTTTTAGATATTAAGTTAAAGAATGTTGGATACTTGCCTTATGATAAGACTTTAGAAAAGGCTGTTATTGAACAAAAACCAGTGGCGATGCTTTTTCCAAAGTCAAATATTTCCAAGGCTATTGAAAAATTGGCAGATAATTTATTGGGAAATGAAGAATCTAACGATGCTAAGCCATTAGGGATCAGTAATTTGTTTTCAAATATCTTAAAAATGAAAAAGGTTAAGTGA
- a CDS encoding chemotaxis response regulator protein-glutamate methylesterase codes for MSKKKKVLIVDDSAFMRRVISDIINSDERCEVIGVAKNGKEGLELANQLMPDVITLDVQMPIMNGLEMLKQLNIERPTPVIMLSTLMKEGGKETIEALELGAYDFVRKPDNIFKINSDDIKDELITKVIEASESGKKIMSQFRPSIQKINLETKSILPKQLSSNTSKVKNLVALGTSTGGPRALQFVIPYLPKNINAAIVVVQHMPPGFTKSLSERLNQLSQISVKEAEDKDIIENGKAYVAPGDRQLEIREDKSGNLVIHITDDPPKGGHKPAVNVMMNSVAEISTRKLIGVIMTGMGSDGMEGMQEVKSRQKMHIIAQNEETCVVYGMPKSVVEKGIADEVVPLEKIAESILKQSGVL; via the coding sequence ATGTCTAAAAAGAAAAAAGTTTTAATTGTTGATGACTCTGCATTTATGAGAAGGGTGATTTCTGATATAATTAATAGTGATGAAAGATGTGAAGTGATAGGTGTCGCGAAAAATGGCAAAGAAGGATTAGAATTAGCAAACCAACTTATGCCTGACGTAATTACACTTGATGTTCAAATGCCAATCATGAATGGACTGGAAATGCTTAAGCAACTCAATATAGAAAGACCTACGCCAGTTATTATGTTGAGCACTCTTATGAAAGAAGGCGGAAAAGAAACCATTGAAGCTTTAGAGCTTGGTGCCTATGATTTTGTAAGAAAGCCAGATAATATTTTCAAGATTAATTCAGATGATATTAAAGACGAATTAATTACGAAGGTTATAGAAGCTTCTGAATCAGGAAAAAAAATTATGTCACAATTTAGACCGTCTATTCAGAAAATCAATCTTGAGACAAAAAGTATTTTACCTAAGCAACTATCATCAAATACTAGTAAGGTGAAGAATCTTGTGGCTTTAGGGACTTCAACAGGTGGTCCAAGAGCATTACAATTTGTAATACCTTATTTACCCAAAAATATCAATGCTGCTATTGTAGTAGTACAACATATGCCTCCTGGTTTTACAAAGTCTTTATCCGAAAGATTGAATCAGTTAAGTCAAATAAGTGTTAAAGAAGCTGAGGATAAAGATATTATTGAAAATGGAAAAGCATATGTAGCTCCTGGAGATAGGCAACTTGAGATCAGAGAGGACAAGAGTGGAAATTTGGTGATTCACATCACTGATGACCCACCTAAAGGTGGACATAAGCCGGCGGTGAATGTCATGATGAATTCTGTAGCAGAAATATCAACAAGGAAACTGATTGGCGTTATTATGACAGGAATGGGATCAGATGGCATGGAAGGCATGCAAGAGGTTAAGAGCAGGCAAAAAATGCATATCATAGCACAAAATGAAGAAACATGCGTTGTATACGGAATGCCAAAATCTGTAGTAGAAAAAGGAATAGCTGATGAGGTGGTTCCTTTGGAAAAAATAGCTGAGTCAATTTTAAAACAATCGGGGGTGCTTTAA
- a CDS encoding chemotaxis protein CheA, translating into MDISQYLEIFIEESKEHLQGLNTSLLELEKGTVSKDVINEVFRSAHTLKGMAATMGFKGMNVLTHDMENVLSEIRNDNMKVDANLLDVLFQCLDALERFVDSIIETGNEGPDNNESIIKKLNAILSGNSEVKAGDGKAEADKHVVKTKVKVDVAAEKVHKYANIPFTDFEKHAFVSASKENYNCFGITLYISDSCVLKSARAFIIFRTLENLGQIIKAYPSVQDIEDENFENDFSVFIVSKEDQTEVRRQLMTIAEVEEVLVGDINVDESVETKTAVEDDDSSDTPQKESEQSNPGSQSKPKTNRTVRVDIERLDTLMNLVSELIIIKNGLETVENTNQNFTDQIEYLERITTNLHDAVMKVRMVPIERVFNRFPRLIRDLSRQLEKNMEFHMSGEDTELDRTVIDEIGDPLVHLIRNSADHGIEMPSVRAQNGKNPMGQVYLKAYQDGNNVVIEVADDGNGINVAKVKSKAIERGTISVEQGEVMSEQEIIELLFRPSFSTADVISDVSGRGVGLDVVKTKIEALGGIIEVKNELGKGSKFIIRLPLTLAIIQALMVNIADEKYAIPLNTIQNIENVNVVDIKFIQNQEVINLRGQVIPVVRLYDILDVNKEPANKEFITVVIVNKGDKKAGFVVDSLIGQQEIVIKTLGKFLTNIKMIAGATILGDGDVALILDVNTLV; encoded by the coding sequence ATGGATATAAGTCAATATCTGGAAATATTCATCGAAGAATCAAAAGAGCATTTACAAGGCTTAAACACTTCACTGTTAGAATTAGAAAAAGGAACTGTAAGTAAGGATGTTATAAACGAAGTCTTTCGTTCAGCACATACATTAAAGGGTATGGCTGCAACTATGGGCTTTAAAGGCATGAATGTATTAACACATGATATGGAAAACGTTCTTTCAGAAATTAGAAATGATAATATGAAAGTGGATGCAAATTTATTAGACGTTTTATTTCAATGCTTGGATGCATTAGAACGCTTTGTTGATAGTATTATTGAAACAGGTAATGAAGGCCCAGATAACAACGAGAGTATTATCAAAAAGCTCAATGCAATTTTAAGCGGAAATAGTGAAGTTAAAGCTGGGGATGGTAAAGCTGAAGCTGATAAGCATGTTGTTAAAACGAAAGTGAAAGTAGATGTTGCTGCTGAAAAGGTGCACAAGTATGCAAATATTCCTTTTACTGATTTTGAGAAACATGCTTTTGTAAGTGCAAGTAAAGAAAACTATAATTGTTTTGGAATTACATTATATATTTCGGATTCTTGCGTTCTAAAATCAGCTAGAGCCTTCATTATTTTTAGAACCTTAGAAAATTTAGGCCAAATAATAAAAGCATATCCTTCAGTACAGGATATTGAGGATGAAAATTTTGAAAATGATTTTAGTGTTTTTATTGTTTCAAAAGAAGATCAAACAGAAGTACGTCGACAATTAATGACAATAGCAGAAGTTGAAGAAGTGCTTGTTGGAGACATAAATGTTGATGAATCAGTAGAGACTAAAACTGCAGTGGAAGATGATGACTCCAGTGATACACCACAAAAAGAAAGTGAACAGAGCAATCCAGGCAGTCAATCTAAGCCAAAAACCAATAGAACAGTTCGTGTTGATATCGAAAGATTAGATACACTTATGAATCTAGTGAGTGAGTTGATTATTATTAAAAATGGTTTAGAAACAGTAGAAAATACAAATCAAAATTTCACAGATCAAATAGAGTATTTAGAACGTATTACCACGAATTTACATGATGCGGTAATGAAAGTTCGAATGGTTCCAATTGAACGTGTATTCAATAGATTCCCTAGACTCATAAGAGACTTATCAAGACAACTTGAAAAAAACATGGAATTCCATATGTCTGGTGAAGATACTGAATTAGACAGAACAGTAATTGATGAAATTGGAGATCCATTGGTTCATTTAATTAGAAATTCAGCTGATCATGGTATTGAAATGCCTAGTGTGAGAGCACAAAATGGTAAAAATCCAATGGGTCAGGTATATTTAAAAGCATATCAAGATGGAAATAACGTTGTTATTGAAGTTGCAGATGATGGGAATGGAATTAATGTTGCTAAGGTGAAATCAAAGGCAATAGAAAGAGGCACAATTTCAGTAGAGCAAGGTGAAGTTATGTCTGAGCAAGAAATTATTGAACTATTATTTAGACCAAGCTTTAGCACTGCAGATGTTATCTCAGATGTTTCAGGTAGAGGTGTAGGTTTAGATGTTGTTAAAACAAAAATTGAAGCTCTTGGTGGTATTATTGAAGTTAAAAATGAATTAGGAAAAGGAAGTAAGTTTATCATCAGATTGCCATTAACACTAGCCATTATTCAGGCTTTGATGGTTAATATTGCAGATGAGAAATATGCTATTCCATTAAATACAATTCAAAACATTGAAAATGTAAATGTGGTTGATATTAAATTTATTCAAAATCAAGAGGTTATCAACCTCCGTGGACAAGTTATTCCAGTAGTACGACTATACGATATTTTAGACGTTAATAAAGAACCAGCTAATAAGGAGTTTATTACTGTTGTTATCGTTAATAAGGGTGATAAAAAAGCAGGTTTTGTTGTAGACTCATTAATCGGACAACAAGAGATTGTTATTAAAACATTAGGTAAATTCTTAACTAATATTAAGATGATCGCAGGCGCAACTATTTTAGGTGATGGTGATGTTGCACTGATACTTGATGTCAATACTTTAGTATAA